In Colwellia sp. PAMC 20917, a single genomic region encodes these proteins:
- a CDS encoding NAD-glutamate dehydrogenase has product MALVDGLPSVILSNVAQLIQQKVPAKTAPLVEQFAELLYSNISTLDLEHRNDSDMYGATLSLWNSLNGHQNNAPVIKVFNPQVSKHGWKSSHTIIEVIIADMPFLVDSLRIALNRLGLSPHLMLNSPINIIRDDKNQITRLSAAANKSLKSATAVAVFFIEVDRQTDQKVLDKITKELHSVVNDIAITVDDWQAMRARLGEVITETAEAKLPCSINDHDDALEFLKWMLNDNFTLLGYRSYNVKTLTGDMALSANVESSLGLMKRSDGTVERLISTLSSSARELALGVNPLILTKTNSRSRVHRPAHLDYIGVKRFDAKGNVIGEERFVGLFGSAYYTNSALDLPLIKSRVTTVCESSGFARGTHAYKAMINILETYPRDEILQSSTDELLKNVLGIFQMQERDYSGLFVRRDAFDRFYSCMVYVPRERYNTELRVNTQKLLKEAFGSGQEVEFTTYFSESAQARTHYIVRVKSTKADINVKQIEKNLNEAARSWDDKLAASLNSHKGEAKGKTLSRKYCSFPQSYKDEVLPGTAIVDIEKLESLSAENPLEMLFYQPQEESANSRHVKLKLFHTGDPIHLSDILPILENFGLRVIGESPYLVKTLTGEHCWILDFSMLLTGQGKFTLEIVQNLFQDAFAKVWAGDLEDDGFNRLILGAELGGREVSIIRAYARYERQIGGTFSQNYIEDTFARYPNIAELLIKFFIFRFNPMTKISEKALNKVSADIEKSLDNVANLDDDRIIRRFVEMISATIRTNYFQPHPITGQKSYISFKILPRQISDVPLPLPEFEIFVYSPQLEGVHLRGGKVARGGLRWSDRQEDFRTEVLGLVKAQQVKNTVIVPVGAKGGFVCKQLPVGGTRQEIFEAGKECYRTFIRGLLDITDNIIDGVIVPPLNVVRLDDDDAYLVVAADKGTATFSDTANAISDEYNFWMGDAFASGGSVGYDHKAMGITAKGAWESVKRHFREMDIDCQTTDFTCIAIGDMAGDVFGNGMLLSKHIRLQAAFNHMHIFIDPNPDAASSYVERERLFNMPGCTWEDYNKELISEGGAIFSRHVKSIKLTPQIKKMLGTQKQTMSPIDLMQAILKMKVDLLWNGGIGTYVKSSKESHLDVGDRANDSLRINGKELQAKVVGEGGNLGFTQLGRVEFGLRGGRINTDAVDNAGGVDCSDNEVNIKILLNSLVQNGDLTVKQRNQLLYDMTDDVGKIVIEDCYRQTHSLSITAMRGVKQLKEQERFIHGLEKAGKLDRALEFIPTDDEISERLSKGQGLTRPELSVLLAYGKMVLKEDLVCPGITDNPYHNRLLLEAFPPQLQVKYQEQMQLHPLRAEIIATKLANDIGNDMGFNFVNRMHEETGATVAEIANCYVMASEVFELSTIWNEITELDNKISTSIQTEMLFQMRRTVRRATRWFLRHRNKALGIAETIAMYRPTFENLAKNLDKLLVTAEVEQLQRVETDLVGTGVPVKIAKRISQLSSLFPVMDIADISIADNRPIELVADLYFKLGVRLDLHWFLDQITSQPVSNHWQALARASFREELDWQQRSLAQVVLHCDCGVEQPEIEDLLNNWIKTNAQPLERWNQILADFRIGRTHEFAKFSVALRELMLLSLNCDPAK; this is encoded by the coding sequence ATGGCGTTAGTAGACGGTTTACCCTCAGTGATACTCTCGAATGTAGCACAGTTAATTCAGCAAAAAGTTCCCGCTAAGACAGCTCCGCTCGTTGAGCAGTTTGCAGAGCTCCTTTATAGCAATATTTCTACGCTTGATTTAGAGCATCGTAACGATAGTGATATGTACGGTGCGACGTTAAGTCTGTGGAATTCGTTAAATGGTCACCAAAATAATGCACCGGTGATTAAAGTTTTTAATCCTCAAGTTTCTAAGCATGGCTGGAAATCAAGTCATACTATTATCGAAGTCATTATCGCCGATATGCCATTTCTTGTTGATTCATTGCGAATTGCCCTTAACCGTTTAGGCTTATCACCGCATTTAATGTTAAATAGTCCTATTAATATTATTCGTGATGACAAAAATCAAATTACACGTTTATCGGCAGCCGCTAATAAATCGTTAAAATCGGCAACGGCTGTCGCTGTTTTCTTTATTGAAGTTGACCGTCAAACCGATCAAAAAGTCCTTGATAAAATAACCAAAGAGCTTCATTCAGTGGTTAATGACATTGCGATAACGGTTGATGATTGGCAAGCCATGCGTGCCCGTCTTGGTGAAGTGATCACCGAAACAGCCGAAGCAAAGTTACCTTGTTCAATCAATGATCATGATGACGCACTAGAGTTCTTAAAGTGGATGTTAAACGATAACTTCACTCTATTAGGCTATCGTTCATACAATGTTAAAACCTTAACAGGTGATATGGCACTCTCGGCCAATGTTGAATCAAGTTTAGGATTAATGAAGCGCTCTGATGGCACAGTAGAGCGCTTAATCTCAACATTATCTAGTTCTGCTCGTGAGCTTGCTTTAGGGGTTAACCCGTTAATTTTGACCAAAACCAATTCTCGGTCACGCGTACATCGTCCTGCCCACTTAGATTATATTGGCGTAAAACGTTTCGATGCTAAAGGTAATGTTATTGGTGAGGAACGCTTTGTTGGTTTATTTGGCTCTGCTTATTATACCAATAGTGCCTTAGATTTACCGTTAATAAAGTCTAGAGTAACCACCGTTTGTGAAAGCTCTGGTTTTGCTCGTGGTACTCACGCGTATAAAGCGATGATTAATATTTTAGAAACTTACCCACGTGACGAAATATTACAAAGTAGCACAGATGAATTATTAAAAAATGTTTTAGGCATTTTCCAAATGCAAGAACGTGATTACTCTGGACTCTTTGTTCGCCGTGATGCCTTTGATCGTTTCTACTCTTGTATGGTCTATGTGCCCAGAGAACGTTATAACACTGAATTACGTGTTAATACCCAAAAGTTACTCAAAGAAGCATTTGGTAGCGGTCAAGAAGTCGAGTTTACCACTTACTTTTCTGAATCAGCACAAGCGCGTACCCACTATATTGTTCGTGTTAAATCAACTAAAGCAGATATCAACGTGAAACAAATTGAAAAGAACTTAAATGAAGCAGCAAGAAGCTGGGATGATAAACTCGCAGCATCTCTGAACTCTCATAAAGGTGAAGCTAAAGGTAAAACATTAAGTCGTAAATACTGTAGTTTTCCACAATCTTACAAAGATGAAGTGTTACCGGGTACGGCAATCGTTGATATTGAAAAACTTGAGTCGTTATCAGCAGAAAATCCGCTGGAAATGTTGTTTTATCAACCACAAGAAGAAAGTGCTAACAGCCGCCACGTAAAATTAAAATTGTTCCATACTGGCGACCCCATTCACTTGTCAGATATTTTACCTATCCTTGAAAACTTCGGTTTACGCGTTATTGGTGAAAGCCCTTACTTAGTTAAAACATTAACGGGTGAACATTGTTGGATCTTAGACTTTTCGATGTTACTGACCGGACAAGGTAAGTTCACCCTTGAAATAGTACAAAACTTGTTCCAAGACGCCTTTGCAAAAGTTTGGGCGGGTGATTTAGAAGATGATGGTTTTAACCGTTTAATTTTAGGTGCCGAGCTTGGTGGTCGCGAAGTTTCTATTATCCGTGCTTATGCACGATATGAGCGTCAAATTGGCGGTACCTTTAGCCAAAATTATATCGAAGATACTTTTGCTCGTTACCCCAATATTGCCGAATTACTGATTAAATTCTTTATTTTCCGCTTTAATCCAATGACGAAAATTTCAGAAAAAGCGTTAAATAAAGTCAGTGCTGATATTGAAAAATCTCTTGATAATGTCGCTAACTTAGATGATGACCGTATTATCCGCCGTTTTGTTGAAATGATCAGTGCCACCATTCGTACTAACTATTTTCAACCTCATCCGATCACAGGTCAAAAATCTTACATTTCATTTAAGATCTTACCTCGCCAGATAAGTGACGTACCACTGCCACTTCCTGAATTTGAAATATTTGTTTATTCACCACAACTTGAAGGTGTTCATTTACGTGGCGGTAAAGTCGCCCGTGGTGGTTTACGTTGGTCAGACAGACAAGAAGATTTCCGCACTGAGGTCTTAGGCTTAGTAAAAGCTCAACAAGTTAAAAATACGGTTATTGTTCCTGTGGGCGCTAAAGGTGGTTTTGTTTGTAAGCAACTCCCTGTAGGCGGTACTAGACAAGAAATATTTGAAGCAGGTAAAGAATGTTACCGTACCTTCATTCGTGGTTTGTTAGATATCACCGACAACATTATTGATGGCGTTATTGTGCCACCACTGAATGTTGTTCGTCTTGATGACGATGACGCTTATTTGGTTGTTGCTGCCGATAAAGGCACGGCAACCTTCTCAGATACTGCTAATGCGATTTCCGATGAATATAACTTCTGGATGGGCGATGCGTTCGCTTCTGGTGGTAGTGTTGGTTATGACCATAAAGCGATGGGTATTACGGCTAAAGGCGCTTGGGAGTCTGTTAAACGTCATTTTCGCGAAATGGATATTGATTGTCAAACAACTGATTTCACCTGTATTGCTATTGGTGACATGGCAGGTGATGTATTTGGTAATGGTATGTTGTTGTCAAAGCACATCCGTTTACAAGCCGCATTTAACCATATGCATATTTTTATTGACCCTAATCCCGACGCAGCAAGCTCTTATGTAGAGCGTGAACGTTTATTTAATATGCCGGGCTGTACTTGGGAAGATTATAACAAAGAATTAATTTCTGAAGGTGGCGCGATTTTCAGCCGTCATGTGAAATCTATCAAGTTAACACCACAAATTAAGAAAATGCTCGGTACGCAAAAACAAACCATGTCACCAATTGATTTAATGCAAGCCATTTTGAAAATGAAAGTGGATTTGTTGTGGAATGGTGGTATTGGTACGTATGTTAAAAGTTCAAAAGAAAGCCATCTTGATGTTGGCGACAGAGCGAACGACTCATTGCGTATCAATGGCAAAGAATTACAAGCGAAAGTTGTTGGTGAGGGTGGTAACTTAGGTTTCACCCAACTGGGTCGTGTTGAGTTTGGTTTACGTGGCGGACGAATCAATACCGATGCTGTTGATAATGCCGGCGGTGTTGATTGTTCTGATAATGAAGTTAACATTAAAATATTATTAAACAGTTTAGTACAAAATGGTGACTTAACCGTTAAACAACGTAATCAGTTACTTTATGATATGACTGATGATGTCGGTAAAATTGTTATAGAAGATTGTTATCGTCAAACCCATTCATTGTCTATTACGGCAATGCGTGGCGTCAAACAACTAAAAGAGCAAGAGCGTTTTATTCACGGCTTAGAAAAAGCGGGTAAATTAGATCGTGCTTTAGAGTTTATTCCAACGGATGATGAAATTTCTGAGCGTTTATCTAAAGGTCAAGGCTTAACTCGCCCAGAACTTTCAGTGCTACTTGCCTATGGTAAAATGGTCTTAAAAGAAGATTTGGTTTGTCCAGGTATCACGGATAACCCTTATCACAATCGTTTATTACTTGAAGCTTTCCCTCCACAATTACAGGTTAAGTATCAAGAACAAATGCAACTGCATCCTCTGCGTGCTGAAATTATAGCGACAAAATTAGCCAATGATATTGGTAACGATATGGGTTTCAATTTTGTTAATCGCATGCATGAAGAAACAGGTGCAACGGTTGCTGAAATCGCCAATTGTTATGTTATGGCCAGTGAAGTTTTTGAGTTATCAACTATTTGGAACGAAATTACCGAATTAGATAATAAAATTTCGACTTCTATTCAAACTGAAATGTTATTTCAAATGCGCCGTACGGTACGACGAGCAACACGTTGGTTCTTACGCCATCGTAATAAAGCGTTAGGTATTGCTGAAACAATCGCTATGTATCGCCCAACGTTTGAAAATTTAGCCAAAAATTTAGATAAGTTATTAGTAACCGCAGAAGTTGAACAACTACAACGTGTTGAAACAGATCTAGTTGGAACAGGCGTTCCAGTGAAAATCGCAAAACGTATTTCACAGTTAAGTTCATTATTCCCGGTAATGGATATTGCTGATATTTCAATAGCGGATAATCGTCCAATTGAATTAGTTGCTGACTTATACTTCAAACTAGGTGTTCGTTTAGACTTGCATTGGTTCTTAGATCAAATCACTAGCCAACCAGTATCTAATCACTGGCAAGCGCTTGCTAGAGCTTCATTTAGAGAGGAACTTGATTGGCAGCAGCGTTCATTAGCACAAGTCGTTTTACACTGCGATTGTGGTGTTGAACAACCTGAAATTGAAGACTTACTTAATAACTGGATTAAGACGAATGCTCAACCACTTGAGCGTTGGAACCAAATATTAGCTGACTTTAGAATTGGTCGCACGCATGAGTTTGCAAAGTTCTCTGTTGCGCTAAGAGAGTTAATGTTACTGAGTTTAAATTGCGATCCAGCAAAATAA
- a CDS encoding efflux RND transporter permease subunit, with translation MKIESLINVIEATMFRKRVMVLVAFVLASIFLVFQASQIKLDAAFEKHIPLNHTYMKTYLEYRENFGGANNVLISVCDTEGDIFNESFFGALKGVHDQLFFIPGVDRIQVKSLYSPSTRFVEIVEDGFAGGPVIPANFQPDSQGLAVVKANIEKAGIVGSIVADDYSCAMVKASLMDTDPQTGARLDTLVIAEQLEQQIRGKFEKDNISIHIIGFSKMVGDVAEGAKGVVAFFAIAIVITTLMVFWFCRSISLTLLPIACSLVAVVWQLGMLSTLGFGLDPMSILVPFLVFAIGVSHGVQMINSVSKLVSKGATSKEAAQMSFRLLLIPGGIALLSDTVGFLTLLSIDIGIIRELAITASLGVAMIILTNLILLPLLVSFIHVPKVEPKIADKNKVTVWDVMSSFATKRIATVILVITAVLYAAGYYYSQDMKIGELHAGAPSLHETSRYNQDTFLITDRYAISVDYMSVIVESPADSCTFYETMDLIDTFQWQMENTAGVQSAISLASVAKIVNAGYNEGNARWRVLSRNQQTLVQSIARIPSTSGLLNSDCSVMPVILFLEDHKAETINRVVDKVKVVTQALETDEVKFKLASGPVGVMAATNEAVAEAQTPMMLYVYGAVTLLCFISFRSVRATIVVIVPLYVVSTLAQWLMTALDIGLTVSTLPVIALGVGIGVDYGIYILSTMSIKLREGYQVQEAYLLALKERGSAVLITGVTLAIGVSTWFWSDLKFQVDMGILLTFMFLVNMIAAVLVLPAIAAFLWPNKK, from the coding sequence ATGAAAATAGAATCCCTTATTAATGTTATCGAAGCCACCATGTTCCGTAAAAGAGTCATGGTGCTTGTTGCTTTCGTACTAGCCAGTATTTTTCTTGTTTTTCAAGCGAGCCAAATAAAGCTTGATGCGGCTTTTGAAAAGCACATTCCCCTTAATCATACCTACATGAAAACGTATCTTGAATATCGAGAAAACTTTGGTGGCGCTAATAACGTGCTTATCTCAGTTTGTGACACAGAAGGAGATATTTTTAATGAATCTTTCTTTGGCGCGCTAAAGGGTGTTCATGATCAGTTATTTTTCATTCCTGGTGTTGACCGTATTCAAGTTAAATCATTATATTCACCGAGTACCCGTTTTGTTGAAATTGTTGAAGACGGTTTTGCCGGTGGTCCGGTTATCCCGGCAAATTTTCAGCCTGACTCACAAGGTTTAGCTGTTGTTAAAGCCAATATTGAGAAAGCAGGTATCGTTGGTAGTATCGTTGCTGACGATTACAGTTGTGCCATGGTTAAAGCGTCCTTAATGGATACAGACCCACAAACAGGGGCACGCTTAGATACACTTGTTATTGCTGAGCAACTTGAGCAGCAAATTAGAGGAAAATTCGAAAAAGATAATATCAGTATCCATATTATTGGTTTTAGTAAGATGGTTGGCGATGTTGCTGAGGGCGCGAAAGGCGTTGTTGCTTTCTTTGCCATTGCAATTGTTATTACCACGCTGATGGTTTTTTGGTTTTGTCGTTCTATTTCTCTAACCCTTTTACCCATAGCATGTTCGCTGGTTGCCGTTGTTTGGCAATTAGGGATGTTATCTACTTTAGGGTTTGGGCTCGATCCGATGTCGATTCTAGTGCCGTTCTTAGTGTTTGCCATTGGTGTCAGCCATGGCGTACAAATGATTAACTCGGTCTCCAAACTGGTTAGTAAGGGAGCAACATCCAAAGAAGCCGCACAAATGAGCTTTCGCTTGTTGTTGATACCAGGCGGTATCGCCTTGCTGTCTGATACGGTCGGTTTCTTAACGTTACTTTCTATTGATATCGGTATTATTCGTGAATTGGCTATTACTGCATCTCTGGGTGTTGCGATGATTATTTTAACCAATTTAATTTTACTCCCTTTATTGGTTTCCTTTATTCATGTCCCTAAAGTTGAGCCTAAAATAGCAGATAAGAACAAAGTCACTGTCTGGGATGTAATGTCTTCGTTTGCCACCAAGCGAATTGCAACAGTTATACTTGTTATAACCGCTGTTTTATATGCTGCTGGATACTATTACTCACAAGACATGAAAATAGGAGAGCTTCATGCGGGCGCTCCATCTTTACATGAGACATCACGTTATAATCAAGACACTTTTTTAATTACTGACCGTTACGCTATCAGTGTTGATTATATGTCAGTGATCGTTGAAAGCCCTGCTGATTCATGTACTTTTTACGAGACAATGGACTTAATAGATACCTTTCAATGGCAGATGGAAAATACGGCTGGTGTGCAATCAGCAATCAGTTTAGCGTCAGTTGCTAAAATTGTGAATGCTGGTTATAACGAAGGTAATGCTAGATGGCGTGTTCTATCTCGCAACCAACAAACATTAGTGCAATCAATTGCCCGAATACCTTCAACAAGTGGCCTATTGAACAGTGATTGTAGTGTTATGCCCGTGATTCTTTTCTTAGAAGATCACAAAGCTGAAACCATTAATCGAGTTGTTGATAAAGTAAAAGTTGTTACTCAGGCATTAGAAACAGACGAGGTTAAGTTTAAACTTGCCTCTGGCCCTGTTGGTGTTATGGCAGCGACTAATGAAGCGGTTGCTGAAGCGCAAACGCCGATGATGCTTTACGTTTACGGCGCGGTAACTTTATTGTGTTTCATTAGCTTTAGAAGTGTGCGTGCCACGATTGTCGTTATCGTGCCGCTTTATGTCGTGTCAACGTTAGCGCAATGGTTAATGACCGCACTTGATATTGGCCTAACGGTTTCTACACTTCCGGTTATTGCTTTAGGTGTTGGTATTGGTGTCGATTACGGTATTTATATCTTATCAACGATGAGTATAAAATTGCGTGAGGGTTACCAAGTTCAAGAAGCTTATTTACTCGCTTTGAAAGAGCGAGGCAGTGCGGTATTAATAACCGGTGTTACTTTAGCGATTGGCGTTTCAACCTGGTTTTGGTCAGATTTGAAATTTCAAGTCGATATGGGAATACTCTTAACCTTCATGTTCTTGGTGAATATGATCGCTGCAGTACTGGTCCTACCTGCTATTGCTGCTTTTTTATGGCCTAATAAGAAATAA